The following nucleotide sequence is from Brassica rapa cultivar Chiifu-401-42 unplaced genomic scaffold, CAAS_Brap_v3.01 Scaffold0562, whole genome shotgun sequence.
GTGACAACGAATGCACAAGTCAATGTCGTCATGTCTGATAAGGCTTTAGTGAAACACTTGCAGAGGGAGTTGGCTAAACTGGAAAGTGAGTTGAGAAGCCCTGGTCAGCCTTCGGTTGCCTCTGACACAACAACTGCATTACTGACGGAGAAGGACCTCGAGGTTGAAAAGGTAACGAGACAAAGCTCCACCAATCACCCTATTACGATAATATTAATAGCTCATGTTCACATTCCAATCACTCTGTAGTTTTTCTGAAGATTTGAGTTGTGAACTGTTCCATTTATTGCAGCTCAAGAAAGAGGTATTCCAACTAGCACAAGAGCTAAAGCAAGCTCGTTGCGAGATTGAGGATCTTCGACGAATGGTTGGAGAAGGAAAACAAGGACCAAAAGAGACACTATCTACAGAGGTAAATGTATGTTTAATCTTTACTTAAATCCACTTTACTTTCCAacttattaaaattttgtttcctGTCTGCTGCACAGGTGGTGCTGGTGGAACATCAATACCCGAAGCTGAGGGTGCGCAGTACATGGGACTCTGAGAATACAACACCATTAAGCCCTATATCAGCTCACCGTTCCAGCTTGTCTCCACGATCATCTGAATACAGTTACGACGACAACGTCTTCCAGCTTTCAGATTTCAGGATAGATTCTGGGTCAAGTAGTCCATTTCATCAGCATGCCTTTGTAACTCCACACGGGGAAGAAACTAAAGACCAATCCCAAGTTCACACAGAAGAAACTGAAGCTCAACCTCATGTTCCGAGGAATGTCTCGTCAACATTAGTTATTTTTCCTTCTCCAGCTGAGGAGGAAGAGGTTGATGAAATGGGTAGAGAGACTGATGGAAATTCTGAGGATGACTGCAGGGAAGTTCGATGCATAGAAACAGATATTATGTCAGATGTCACTAGACATCCACAGGAAAATATTCCGCAGAGCAGTCCAGATAGATTTGACGTTGTTAATGCAGAAGAACCAGTATGTGTGACGGAGCCAAAGAGCCTACAACTATCCACTAAagctgaagaagaggaagaagaggaagaagaaccaGTATGTGTAACGGAGCCAAAGAACATACAACCACCAATTGAAGATGAAAaggaagtagaagaagaagaaagagtaaAGGAAGTGAGTAATTCCTCTACTCAACCAAAACAAGAAAGCGAACTCATCAAAACCCCTCCTCCATGCTGTGATTTCAAATCATCTCCTGATGAGTTTGTTACAAGCCTTAGTAGTAGCAACCCGACGCCTCCAGTATTCATCACTCCCTCTCCTGAAAAGCCATTCTCTTGGCTTACGGAGAGAGAATCACAACCGGTCAGAGGCATGAAACTGACTAGAAGCCGGAGCTGTAGAGCATGCGTGTTGTCGAGCGCTTCCCCATCTTGGTTTGAGAAAGATGCTGATGCTGACACACCGCCAAGTTGGTACGACAAAGGATTCGCCAAAGCAGCTGAGATGCGCGACATCAAGAATGAGAGGTTGCTGCAGGATGAGTTCAGCGGGAGGAGCATGCCAACAACTTGGATCGAGAGAAGCTTTAGCGACACTCAAACTGCGCATGCTACTGCTTCTTCACACAACGAAATGTCGTCATCACCAAATGAATCTCTGTCCCGCCCCTCTGATGTTTCTGCGTTTGAGCTTCAGACGAGTGGCAGCCCTTCTACAAGCCAGGAGAAAACTGAGGAGACTGCTGCTCAGAAAGACAAGCGAATCATTCATCGCtcggttagtttttttttttttctttgcttatATTTGGTTccaaccagaaaaaaaaaaaacaataatgatTTTTTCGTTTTGCGTGTCGACGTGTTAACAGATGGAGGAAATAGAACAGAAGTTGTTCTTGGGGTTGAGTTCGACAAAGAGTTTCAAAGACGCTGCATTGGACCCAATACAAGACTACCTAGACACGCCTTTGAATTGGCCGGAAGAGTTCAAGAGGCTACAGCGGGAGATCATAGAGTTATGGCACACGTGTAACGTCTCCATGGCCCACAGAAGCTACTTCTTCCTATTGTTCAGAGGGGATCAGAAAGACTGCTTGTACTTGGAGGTCGAACTCCGTAGACTCAAGTACATCGCCCATAATAGCAAAGCCAGCGACGATCTGAGCCTAGTGTCCAGGTTTAAATTCCATtccacattttattttttatatatatctcttctttttttttggtttagtactaatatatttaattatgtattgtGTGGGAAACAAACAAGCAGCACGAAGGCGTTGACTAGAGAGAGGTTTAAGCTGAGCAAGTTGATGCAGAGGAAACTATccaaggaagagagagagaacttGTTCTTGAGATGGGGAGTTGCGCTGAACACAAGGCACCGGCGGGTCCAGCTGGCGCACAGACTCTGGTCTGATTACAAAGACATGGGTCATGTCCGAGAGAGTGCCTCCCTCGTTGGTAAGCTCCATGGATTCGTCGACATGAACTTGACTTCCTCCGACATGTTTGGCATCAACTTTGCTTTCAGACCACCTCGTCCCAAGAAATCTAGTCTTTGGAAACGCAGTGTTTTGTCCCTCtcctttttgtaactttggtaGTAGTAAGTAAAGCACActataaagaaatgttcgcTAATGAAATCACAATCTTCTTTTATATTGATCCTGTTGATTTAAGTTGTCTCTCTCCCATTAGTGAATTTGAAGGTAATGGCGTGTTTTCACTATCTCAATCTTCTAGTCAATCTCCGTGTCTATTTTGTATCTCCTACATCTGACTATGATAATCACAGTGGTTTTATGGCGTTGGGACTATTATCAGACTGATGCAATTTATGTTTTCCCTTGATGATCCTCAGAGCCAAAGTTGCAAGTAATCAACATTAAGTTTCTTCTTGTGCTAAATTTTGTTTGAAGCATTAACAATGAGTAACAATGAGCAAAGCTTTTCCTTCGAGAATTGCCGCTCGTGATGAAAATGGTTTTCTTTCCATGATTGATGTGGAATACGCTTGGTTACGTTCTAAATGCAGTAGATATGGTTAGGTTGAACACGAGATTAAACATTGTTTCCAAGATGTCAGTAAATCCCATGTAGTTACTATCAAAGCTATTGAGATGGACTCCATTGCTAGCCATGTGGTTGCAGCCACTTCGCCTATCATTTTCCCTAATTCTCTTCTACCCAGTATTATCACAAATGGGTCAAGCCCAACTTCTGCAAAGCCCAATACGGATTTAAACAAAACGCAGAGCTTTGCTCCTCAGTTAACGGTCTTCTTCCTGCACAAGACAAAACACAAGTGAGGATAAGACTAAAGCGATGAACGGAAAAGTAAAGCAAAGGGGAGAGGACAAGCCAGCTGGTCAAGCACAGGCTATCACAACCCAAAACGGTTACGCGCTGCTACAGACACTCATGTTGGAACAAAAACCTTAAGAGAGTGAAATCATAATAAGAATTTCTACCTCAACACCAGTTTCAAACCTTTAGGTTACTTCCTTCTAACATTAGTTTTGTTGCAAAAAATGAATCAAACTCGAGACCTTTTGGGAAAAGAATTTTTACATAACAAACAACTAAACAGTGGAAGGAGAAACCCAAAGATTATGTTTGCATCAACATCACCATTTGATGGGTTAAAACAACATCGACTATACTCTAAAGGGGGAAAACATGTGGCTAAAGTAATTAAAACCCAACAGAAATTTGGCTAAAAACGTAGTTACCGTAATCATATATAGAGTGTTAACCCGGACCAGTTCCTAATAAATATGTAGGCGTATATTTTCTATTGGTATTTACAACTGCAGAAACAGAAACCCTATATTGTTTGATCAGCTTTTTTTATtggtatttatttgttttttttttcattttcgaGAAGAACAAAAGTTTGTACTagttttcaactttttttttgttttgttatgaaGATATACACTGTGTATGAGTAAAACTGACTCTTGGATTGACAGCAGGACACTGTTCTCGCTGATCTtgatatttgtgtttttatttgttgccattaacttaaaaatattttttttgaaaacactttaaaaatctttttttttgaaagaagtttataaaatctttttctatataaacaaacaaatcttacattaaattttatttctccACATGTAATCAAACATCTGATCACATAATTATTTTTCACCTAGGGCTACAGGTTGGAAATTTTCCACCGGAAATTAGCTCATCTGCAACTTTCCAGTGTGTGCGTGTGAGTTCGGTTGATGAGGGAGAAGATGAATATGCATACAAAACAGCTGTGAGTATAGGCGGTCACGTATTC
It contains:
- the LOC103849704 gene encoding kinesin-like protein KIN-7H isoform X1; translated protein: MMMTTEADQMQGPSGGGGGGCEEKISVSVRLRPLNDKEMLRNNSPDWECINSTTIMYRSHLSISDRSMYPSAYSFDRVFGPECCTRQVYDQGAKEVAFSVVSGVNASVFAYGQTSSGKTYTMSGITHCTLVDIYDYIDKHKEREFILKFSAMEIYNESVRDLLSTDSSPLRLLDDPEKGTVVEKLTEETLRDWNHFKELLSVCEAQRQIGETALNEVSSRSHQILRLTVESTAREFFTNDKFSTLTATVNFIDLAGSERASQSLSAGTRLKEGCHINRSLLTLGTVIRKLSKGKTGHIPFRDSKLTRILQSSLGGNARTAIICTMSPARIHVEQSRNTLLFASCAKEVTTNAQVNVVMSDKALVKHLQRELAKLESELRSPGQPSVASDTTTALLTEKDLEVEKLKKEVFQLAQELKQARCEIEDLRRMVGEGKQGPKETLSTEVVLVEHQYPKLRVRSTWDSENTTPLSPISAHRSSLSPRSSEYSYDDNVFQLSDFRIDSGSSSPFHQHAFVTPHGEETKDQSQVHTEETEAQPHVPRNVSSTLVIFPSPAEEEEVDEMGRETDGNSEDDCREVRCIETDIMSDVTRHPQENIPQSSPDRFDVVNAEEPVCVTEPKSLQLSTKAEEEEEEEEEPVCVTEPKNIQPPIEDEKEVEEEERVKEVSNSSTQPKQESELIKTPPPCCDFKSSPDEFVTSLSSSNPTPPVFITPSPEKPFSWLTERESQPVRGMKLTRSRSCRACVLSSASPSWFEKDADADTPPSWYDKGFAKAAEMRDIKNERLLQDEFSGRSMPTTWIERSFSDTQTAHATASSHNEMSSSPNESLSRPSDVSAFELQTSGSPSTSQEKTEETAAQKDKRIIHRSMEEIEQKLFLGLSSTKSFKDAALDPIQDYLDTPLNWPEEFKRLQREIIELWHTCNVSMAHRSYFFLLFRGDQKDCLYLEVELRRLKYIAHNSKASDDLSLVSSTKALTRERFKLSKLMQRKLSKEERENLFLRWGVALNTRHRRVQLAHRLWSDYKDMGHVRESASLVGKLHGFVDMNLTSSDMFGINFAFRPPRPKKSSLWKRSVLSLSFL
- the LOC103849704 gene encoding kinesin-like protein KIN-7H isoform X2; protein product: MSGITHCTLVDIYDYIDKHKEREFILKFSAMEIYNESVRDLLSTDSSPLRLLDDPEKGTVVEKLTEETLRDWNHFKELLSVCEAQRQIGETALNEVSSRSHQILRLTVESTAREFFTNDKFSTLTATVNFIDLAGSERASQSLSAGTRLKEGCHINRSLLTLGTVIRKLSKGKTGHIPFRDSKLTRILQSSLGGNARTAIICTMSPARIHVEQSRNTLLFASCAKEVTTNAQVNVVMSDKALVKHLQRELAKLESELRSPGQPSVASDTTTALLTEKDLEVEKLKKEVFQLAQELKQARCEIEDLRRMVGEGKQGPKETLSTEVVLVEHQYPKLRVRSTWDSENTTPLSPISAHRSSLSPRSSEYSYDDNVFQLSDFRIDSGSSSPFHQHAFVTPHGEETKDQSQVHTEETEAQPHVPRNVSSTLVIFPSPAEEEEVDEMGRETDGNSEDDCREVRCIETDIMSDVTRHPQENIPQSSPDRFDVVNAEEPVCVTEPKSLQLSTKAEEEEEEEEEPVCVTEPKNIQPPIEDEKEVEEEERVKEVSNSSTQPKQESELIKTPPPCCDFKSSPDEFVTSLSSSNPTPPVFITPSPEKPFSWLTERESQPVRGMKLTRSRSCRACVLSSASPSWFEKDADADTPPSWYDKGFAKAAEMRDIKNERLLQDEFSGRSMPTTWIERSFSDTQTAHATASSHNEMSSSPNESLSRPSDVSAFELQTSGSPSTSQEKTEETAAQKDKRIIHRSMEEIEQKLFLGLSSTKSFKDAALDPIQDYLDTPLNWPEEFKRLQREIIELWHTCNVSMAHRSYFFLLFRGDQKDCLYLEVELRRLKYIAHNSKASDDLSLVSSTKALTRERFKLSKLMQRKLSKEERENLFLRWGVALNTRHRRVQLAHRLWSDYKDMGHVRESASLVGKLHGFVDMNLTSSDMFGINFAFRPPRPKKSSLWKRSVLSLSFL